One window from the genome of Novipirellula galeiformis encodes:
- a CDS encoding site-specific integrase has translation MVNYDNLPAASPYFDGKLYQNMNDDLQLAGMSKRTVHGYLRAVRQLADYCEKRPNRITEAELRRYFLYLKNEKQFAYGSIRVAFSGIKFFYSRTCKRNWQTLATMKLQRSKTMPEVLTIEQVHRIIDACRVERIAAFFWTTYSMGLRLEEARNLQVGDIDSQRMMVHIHRGKGAKDRYVPLPTSTLHWLRQHWVTHQHPRFLFPAEGRNHQQSGTSDTPIQTSTVQKAMSKIAVDLKFAKRVSIHTLRHSYATHLLEAGVSLKVIQQYLGHSSLQTTMIYLHLTDTAEANARETIEQIFRRR, from the coding sequence ATGGTCAACTACGACAACCTCCCTGCCGCTTCTCCCTACTTCGACGGCAAGCTCTATCAGAACATGAACGACGACCTGCAGCTCGCAGGCATGAGCAAACGCACCGTGCACGGCTATCTCCGAGCCGTTCGGCAACTCGCCGACTACTGTGAAAAACGTCCCAACCGGATCACCGAAGCCGAACTGCGACGATACTTCCTGTACCTCAAAAACGAAAAACAATTCGCTTACGGTTCCATTCGTGTAGCCTTCTCAGGTATCAAGTTCTTCTACTCGCGAACCTGCAAGCGGAACTGGCAGACGCTCGCCACGATGAAGCTGCAGCGGTCCAAAACGATGCCCGAAGTACTCACCATCGAACAGGTCCACCGCATCATCGACGCCTGCCGAGTCGAGCGGATTGCAGCCTTCTTTTGGACGACCTACTCGATGGGCTTGCGGCTCGAGGAAGCTCGCAACCTGCAAGTCGGTGACATTGATTCCCAGCGAATGATGGTCCATATCCATCGCGGCAAGGGAGCCAAAGATCGCTACGTGCCCCTGCCAACTTCGACTCTCCATTGGCTCCGGCAACACTGGGTGACGCATCAACATCCCCGCTTCCTGTTTCCCGCGGAAGGGCGAAATCACCAACAATCCGGCACGTCCGATACGCCCATCCAAACATCAACCGTCCAAAAAGCTATGTCCAAAATCGCCGTCGACTTGAAGTTTGCCAAGCGTGTCAGTATCCACACACTCCGACATTCTTATGCCACACATCTACTCGAAGCGGGCGTCTCCTTAAAGGTCATTCAGCAGTACCTCGGCCATAGCAGCCTGCAGACCACGATGATCTACCTGCATCTGACCGACACCGCCGAGGCTAACGCCAGAGAAACGATCGAACAGATCTTTCGCAGACGTTAA
- a CDS encoding DUF6678 family protein, with protein sequence MSDTSPQPNATPAPDEIARVRGVVASRGLAGAANDTKWGRLLDAMRQRSAWCPSFRYKCVDGPASNWDTEWWYHVPLPMISVEWLDISLTQPVQRGMLLESESIDHSAWIVTLLDECRFCYDMVGDVIRIHGYLPKSFDLLDDRNTCG encoded by the coding sequence ATGTCCGATACATCCCCCCAACCTAACGCAACGCCGGCCCCCGACGAAATTGCTCGGGTGCGGGGCGTGGTTGCGTCTCGCGGGCTTGCTGGTGCGGCCAACGACACAAAGTGGGGACGTCTTCTTGACGCGATGCGGCAGCGATCGGCTTGGTGCCCGTCTTTCCGCTACAAGTGCGTCGATGGTCCCGCTTCAAACTGGGACACCGAATGGTGGTACCACGTACCGCTGCCGATGATCTCGGTCGAATGGCTTGACATATCCTTAACTCAACCTGTTCAGCGTGGAATGCTGCTCGAATCGGAGTCGATCGATCACTCCGCTTGGATCGTAACGCTGCTTGACGAATGCCGTTTCTGCTACGACATGGTGGGCGACGTCATTCGCATTCACGGCTATTTACCCAAATCGTTCGACCTCCTCGACGACCGCAATACGTGCGGATAA
- a CDS encoding MOSC domain-containing protein: MRQENSKRIGQISKLTRYPVKSMAGVEMEHSDLGWHGLVGDRRFGVRQMKNASGLAWLTANRMPELLMYRPCDFDTDSGERLPTRVQSPAGDVFEIEGDKLRAEIRDQIGCDVEVMAMKDGIFDDSPISVIATQTVSTLCNEAGVAVDSRRFRANIVLNCDEVAPFLEDDWVGRVLMFGVGNSAPAVQITKRDVRCKMIGLNPDTAQHDPSVVKSAVKLNENNAGVYGDVIRTGTISIGDPVFVLDSNAG, encoded by the coding sequence ATGCGACAAGAGAATTCAAAACGAATTGGCCAAATTAGTAAATTGACGCGATATCCAGTCAAATCGATGGCTGGCGTTGAAATGGAACATTCCGACCTTGGATGGCATGGGCTGGTCGGAGATCGGCGATTCGGTGTTCGCCAGATGAAGAACGCCAGTGGATTGGCATGGCTAACGGCGAATCGAATGCCCGAGTTATTGATGTACCGTCCTTGCGACTTCGATACCGATTCTGGCGAACGACTCCCAACACGCGTTCAAAGTCCAGCGGGTGATGTGTTCGAAATCGAAGGCGACAAACTGAGGGCTGAGATACGCGATCAGATTGGCTGCGATGTCGAAGTAATGGCAATGAAAGACGGGATTTTCGACGATTCGCCAATCTCCGTTATCGCAACCCAAACCGTTTCGACGCTGTGCAATGAGGCCGGAGTGGCCGTTGACAGTAGGCGATTTCGGGCAAACATCGTTTTAAATTGTGACGAGGTTGCCCCTTTCCTTGAAGACGATTGGGTCGGTCGCGTGCTCATGTTTGGCGTGGGCAACAGTGCACCGGCGGTTCAGATAACGAAACGCGATGTGCGCTGCAAAATGATCGGTCTAAATCCCGATACAGCACAACACGACCCCTCGGTGGTGAAATCCGCAGTCAAGTTAAACGAGAACAATGCTGGCGTTTATGGCGACGTGATTCGCACTGGCACGATAAGCATTGGTGATCCGGTGTTTGTATTGGACAGCAATGCAGGCTAA
- a CDS encoding type II secretion system protein yields MLRRPCALVCCSCLFRRFVAQNAGNHEMHVRTGVAFIGLLASLSPVPRDFYRSTHRQTVAMPIRNAASLIETLIVLGIIGVLVSLLLPAVQSARERAREAVCKNNLHQIKLALANYHSTHKKSAIPGRKTPGVVGGGGLSTSYHSLSSPISLILHSMDRTPTTALRN; encoded by the coding sequence ATGCTGCGGCGGCCATGTGCCTTGGTTTGTTGCTCTTGCTTATTTCGACGGTTCGTCGCGCAAAACGCGGGGAACCATGAAATGCACGTGAGGACGGGAGTCGCGTTTATTGGTCTGCTTGCAAGTCTTTCTCCCGTCCCGCGTGATTTCTACCGATCTACACACCGTCAGACTGTAGCCATGCCAATCAGAAATGCAGCATCATTGATTGAAACGCTCATAGTTCTTGGCATCATAGGTGTCCTGGTTTCACTCCTACTGCCTGCCGTCCAATCTGCACGGGAACGAGCACGCGAAGCCGTCTGTAAGAACAATCTGCACCAAATCAAATTGGCACTCGCGAATTATCACAGCACCCATAAGAAATCGGCAATTCCGGGCCGTAAAACCCCCGGTGTCGTGGGGGGGGGTGGGCTATCGACCTCTTACCATTCCTTGAGCAGTCCAATCTCTCTAATCTTACACTCAATGGATCGGACCCCAACAACTGCCCTACGGAACTGA
- a CDS encoding four helix bundle protein: MKDRNRFLNIARGSALECAAIGDVLSATGGLDKDRQAELKRTLNRIVSMLTRLIARADAVSEPAVEYEHEYRDAEYEYDPKVEREPWDATKRRQRRFFTSTSSFAAR, from the coding sequence TTGAAGGATCGCAACCGTTTCCTCAACATCGCTCGGGGGTCCGCACTCGAATGTGCGGCAATCGGCGATGTGCTTTCAGCGACCGGCGGTCTTGACAAAGATCGGCAGGCCGAACTGAAACGCACGCTCAATCGCATCGTTTCGATGTTGACGCGGTTGATTGCTCGGGCCGATGCGGTATCGGAACCGGCAGTCGAGTACGAGCACGAGTACCGCGATGCTGAGTACGAGTACGACCCGAAAGTAGAGCGAGAACCCTGGGATGCAACGAAGCGGCGGCAACGTCGGTTCTTTACATCGACGTCCTCTTTCGCTGCTCGCTGA